The region GGATTACCACCCAAAATGTATATAGAAttcttaccaatttttttttaaaatacaagcatATAGTAGAAAAATGAGCACAGAATACAGATAATTCACAGAAGAGAAACTATGAACGGCCAGCAAATGTgaaaagacattccatgttccccTGCTGGGGGAATCCACGCTACAGAAATTCTGTTACATATTACCAAAATCTATGTACAACAGTATTAATTTCAGTATTATgtgaaatggtaaaaaaaaaaaaaaaaaagtgcaaagtGCTCAAAGGTCCATCAATGGAAGAATATTTAAATGAACTATGGAATACAATACaactattaaaaagaaagcaagcataGGTGATCCCCAAGGAATATTATTAAGTGGAAAATCCAAGTTGCAGTACACCTCATATAGTATGATCCACTTTATGAATGTCTTAatccatttgggctgctgtaacagaatgcCACAGTCTAGGTGGCTTGGCTTATCAACAAGggaattttatttctcaaattctGGAAGCTGGGGAGATCTAGATGCCAGCAGTTCCATGTCTGGTaagagcccacttcctggttcacagtGGGCTGCCTTCTCGCTGTGTTCTCACACGGCGGAAGGGGTAAGGGAGTTCACtagggcctcttttataagggcactaatcccattcatgagtgCTCCAcattcatgacctaatcaccccctAAAAGCTACACCTCCAAGTACCATCCCATTGggaattaggtttcaacatacgaTGTCAGGGACACAACATTCAGTCTGTAACAATGAAAATCTAACCCCCCAAACTATAAATATGtccatgtacatatatgtgtttcTGTAAAGAAAAAGACCCAGAAAGATCTCTGAACATTAACAGAGACTGTCTCTAGGGAGGATGGAGGAAGTGGAGAAAGCAGTGATGAAGGGAAGTTCAAGGTATTTCAAGGTATTTATGTACGACTTTCATCATTGGCTATTTTGGTAACAGCACCATTAGGAGGTACTGAGATATGAAAGACATTCGCTCCTAATCTAAATGGTCCTTGGCCACTGTGGGTTTGTCTGTCTCGTTTCCCAGCCTTATCAATTATTGTTGCAGATTGTTCACGTAGCCTGCTATTAACAGCCCTTTAATTATCTGTGGGTATGAAAACCAGATAACCAAACCCAAAAGAATGGTGTGTAATATGAGTGAAGGTTTGTACTTGAACAAGAGGCATGAGCTGCAGGACTTCAGGACGTTTGAACagggactgtttcctagttcttgGTTGTCTCATCCACCAccctgttttaaaatatttttacaactCTTTTCTTTGAAGTATAATACAGAAACAGGAAATTGTATAAATCCCATGTACAGCTTAGTGATCCTCCCAAAGTAAACACACCCTGTAACCACCACACCAACACCTGGCATGGGCAGTCTTCTTAACTTTGCCAATCTGATGGGTGTCTGGGGGTATCGAATAGTGGTTTTAATTTGATGTTCCTTTATTTCTAATGAGATTGAACACTTTTTTTTGGTCCTAATTCCCATTTGGACAAGTGTCTTGCTTATTTTTCTGTTGGCTGtctctttttcttgttgatgAGACTGTTTTTCCTCCCTAgctctattgagatataattgacctacaatatTGTATAAATGACTGATTTTTTATGGTTTGGATTTTAAAGATCTAAATTTAGTTTGGAAGACTGAattcttttgttgatttttaatcAACCTAAACGCTACCATGTGTGGCTTTAAAATGTGTGGCgcatgaaaataaaattggaaatttaaTTTTGAGATGATTTCTACCAAGAATCTGATGATGAATTggataaaaaataatcagaagttctgcaaggctgagaaaacataagataagagggtagagaggaggaggagggaaaggtgaGGAGTGAGGACAGAAGATTGAGAGACAAAGAGGCAATGGTAAATGCAAATCATCATTGGGGTCAAAACAGCAGAGCAAACATGATTCCGAGTGGCAGGTTCAGAACGTCCTGCTTCATTACAGAGCTGTTAGCCTATGGTGGAGAGCGTACAGGCAGTCACAGACGCTGCTTTAGAAGAAAGAAGGGACACTTTTTGTTCTTCCAGTTTCCTGTGGAGATTATGTGGATCTGGAGAGATATTTGGTTATTACTATTTTGCTTCATTTCCTTTGTGGAAAGAGTTatgtgaatggaaaaaaaaaaggagatttgAAGCCAAACcagatgaggaaaaaaatcagaaagatttACAGACTAAATTCTACTAAGGttacacacattttatttttaactttctaaggAGACAACAGATTGATCCTGAGGCAATAGGCAAATTGAGGAAAGGTTGGAGTTGTGTGCTAGAGGagtttttttatatttgttgttgttattgttgttttggtCATTTCTCTAGAAAATGGATTGAACATTCTAaactgagagaaataaactttaaaattgtggAATTCAACCCTATGGTCCTCAAAGGGAAGATCAGACCAGACTCCTCGAGACCGGAACTGCTCCAGCCTGTGAGTAGGGATCGCGCAAGTTGGGGAAACGTTCTTGGTGAGACCGTTGTTCATTGTGGAGCGCCCGCCACTGGGATGCAGACGGAATGTTTTTGAAGCCTCCCAGTGTTGGATCTCCACCAGATTCtgcttatttataatttataagccACCTGCTTCAGAAAGGATTTAAGATGGTTTACATAAACATAATGAAgcaatgaaagaagaaatgaagcatAAGAGAATGTAGGATGCATTTAAGTGTGTGAATATGCCTGGGgaggggggggtgggggaggccaaGTAGTGAGGCCAGGAAAAAAATACTCCCCGCCCACAGGCATTTGTGTGCACAGTGACTGGACGTTGCATTTAGCTCAGAGTAGTCCAGCAGCTAAGGAAAGGCGGTAACATGATGGATTGATTACATACTTTGTAGAATCGGCTGATATTTTCAGGAGACACCAACTTTACCCCTAGCATTGGGAATCTTAAGGTGTTTTACTGCAAGAATTCTTTACAAAAGGGACGCTCTCCTGCACAGAGTGGTATTTTTGATGGCAGGTTTACAGAAAATGAAGCCACCTTCTATGTATGATTGTTACTTAAATCCATCCTTGAACATTGACTAAATTTGAAGCCCTTCATCTAATGACGTGATCTTTTCCCTGTTCCAGATATTTATTATCAAGCATTCTAGCTGAGTTGGGACTTTGGATTATACAGTATTGTGACTATTAAAGCATTAAGATCCCCATCCTCAGCCCATGCTTCTCTGGCTTTTCTCTGGCCCAAGTTGCTAAGAGGTTGAGCTTGTGGTGGGGACaatgcgcgcgcgcgtgcgtgtgtgtgtgtgtgtgtgtgtgtttaaggctGTTTTAGTTGACAGAGATCAGATTACCGTGGACAGAGGAAGGCAGGCATTTTGTGGTATAAAATAGTGATAGCCTCTGTGACGCCCCCAGCAGCAGTTCACAGAGGGTGAAGGTGGTGACAGTCTTAGCAGTGGGGGGTTTGGATCTTGAAGAACCACTGACCAGTGCTGGTTTCAGTCCCAGGGCCCAGGGAAATTGGGCACCAGGAAGCTCTGATGAGGCCTCTTTGCAGCCTCTGTTTTATTCTCCTTCAAACCCAGAGCTAAGCTGAGGTCACAGTCAAAACCGGCCCTCCAGCACCCCTATTAGACACTGAGCCTTGTGCCTCTTCCCCACCATCActtcttttgttgttttaacaGCTGAATTTTGTTCGATTTTATCTCCCTCTGCTTATCCACCAACATGAGAAAGTCATCTATTTGGACGATGACATAATCGTACAAGGTATGCTCATCGACTGCCAAGAACACTCCGAAAAGGAGCAGCTGATAAGTGGAATGACTCTCTCTTCATTCTCACCCAGTGATTTTGACTGCTTATTCAAGTTGGGAGTACAGTGTTGTTGTAACTTggagaatattttgaaaacaagGGTTGATACTCACTCTCCAGGACAATCCAGTTGACTTTTTGAGAGCAACTCTCTGAGTGTCAAAGTCTGTAAGAACTAGCTAGCTTGTagcctttcctttctctgcacCCCTAAAACATAGGGGGATAAAGCCTCACTGatgacattcttagaaacaagCTAAGTTTTGGTGTTTAAATGTTGCCCACATGCAGATAAGATGAGCATTAGTGTGGTACCTACAgagcaacaaaaataaagaaatttgacCACTGCTGATCTGAGCTTTTATCAAGTGCCTTTTAAAATTGACATGAGCTATTCTTATCAGGCAAATTGCCAAACCACTTGAAATCAGGGACCATGTACTTTCCCCCCACAGCAAAATCGAGGATTGTTTAAGCTCTAATGCTCTATCTAGCCCTAAAATGAATGCTGTAATATTGTAACTCCTGGTGTTTCCAAATTCAGGGGACATCCAAGAATTGTACGACACCACCTTGGCCCTGGGCCATGCAGCAGCTTTCTCAGATGACTGCGACTTGCCTGCCTCTCAGGACATACACAGACTTGTGGGGCTGCAGGTGAGCACGTCTTGGAGACCCTACCCTCTCTCCCATCTCTTCCCTGCACCTCAGAATGAGTGCCATCCACACCTTGGAGAAGCCAGACAGTCTGGACAGCGGGGAGACAAACAGCACAGGGCCTGGTTTCTGATTCCCATCCCGGCCCTGCTCCTCACTGACTctggagcaagttacttaaccctgcAGGTCCCACTTCCCTTATCTGAAACATAGCAAGAATAGTatctattttgttatgtttttgtgAGTTGTGATGAAATAACATGATGTCAAAGTGTCCGGTAAATGCTCCAGAAATGTTATGTAGGTCGCTTATAACCACACTCTAGGTCAGAGATAGTGTATTCTGTAAAAGAGACTCACTGAAACTTTGGTTCTACTTTCAGTTTTGACCAttgcttctcctccctcccctgcccctttcagtagaggaaaatattaattttgttcAAAGGTAAGGAGTTCCTTACCCTGATAGAAATGAAGAAAGTTGAACCTATATGCAATACTGAAACCAAAAAAAAGGCTTTAGAATACAAGATGCTATTCAGAATCAAGTGCTCTTCTTCAAAAAAAGTTTCAGGAAATAATTTTGTATGTGTCACATTTAAGATATGACACACTTTAAGGCTGAGGCCCTGGGGCCAGACCTGACTGTCAAAAGCTTGGCTTCATCACTTagtagctttgtgaccttggtcaagttacttaaccagTCATTTTCTCCCTCATTTGTCAGATAGAGGTAATAATAGTACTTCACTCTCAGGTTACTCAAGAATTAAATtggttaatacatgtaaaattatTGCATGCAGTTAACGAGGTAGTGTGTGTAACGTTCTTAGAGCAGCACCCACACATGGAAACATGCTCAAGTTGACCTATTACAACAGTCCATGTCATACTCGAGCATCACATGAGGTGGACTGTGGCAGCCTATGTAGGTGGAACGATGTGTCTGCCTCACTCTACATTCACTCAGTACCACCCATTTAGGGCTTACTACGTGCCTGACACTATTTTAGGCACTAGTAACACAGTCAACAAAACTAAAATCCCTGCCTTTGTGTAGTTTACCTTCTATTGGGAAGAGACAGTGTGTAAACAAAATATTGAACAGAGGATCAGGGTGGAAGTGGGGTTGGAGTTTGTAAACTCTAGATGAGTTACAGCTCCATAAACCCATAGGTTTGATCCCAGCCATTCtattagtttttaataaaattacacaTGCAAGTATCTGCATCCCAATGAAATGCCCTCTGAATCATGAAAGATTAAAAGGAGCTGGTATCAAGTACACAAAGCTACTTAATAATGCCTTGTTTAGCCACACTCCTATGGGAGACAACAGTGATAAAAATTAAGCCATAAACAAAAGTTTGACTAAGTTACGTTATTTAGGGTTGGTAAATTTCATGCCAGCCACTGCGGTCATACGATTAACCCAAACTAATAGAAACTCAGCCCAAAGAGCATTCAAGAACGATAAAAAATAGAGTTAAGTTTTAGCTAAGCTGTAAAAAGCAACagccaaaataaaaatgagcCATGAAAGTGACCCTAACTGTCTCTGAATGCACGATAGCTAAGGTCCATACTGGGATTAGATACCCCACTATGCTTAGCCTTAAACCCAAATAATTCTAGCAATATCACTTGCCAGGGCACTACTGGCAATAGCTTAAAACTCAAAGGACTTGGTGGTGCTTCACTCAATTGGGTGATCAGGGAAGGCTCCACTGAGATGGTACCACTGAACCTGCACCAGAAAGAACGGAGGGAGCTACCTAAGCAGGTAGTTAGGGGAAACGCATTCCAGAAGGGGTAAGAGCAACTGCAGAGGTGTCGAGGCAGGGGTGTGTTTGGTGTGTTAAGGGAACACGGAGGTCAGTGTGGCAGAGGGCTCAAGGGGGAGAACAGAAGTTAGAGAGGTAATGGGGTGGGCAGATGGTGCAGGGCATGGCAGGCATTCTAGGAAGGctggcttttactctgaatgaGCGGGAAGTCACTGAGGGGCCTTGAGCAGATGAGCAACACTGAGACAGCATGGGGTTGAGAAGGGTGGAGGCAGGGACACAGCTTGGGAGGGGCTTATAGAAATCCAGAGAGTGGTAATTATGGTCTGGACCAAGAAGGAAGCAGTGGAGACACTGAGGAGTGGCTGGTTTCTGAGTATATTTTGGAAGATGGGACTGACAGGATTTGCAGAGATTTGGATGAAAggtgagggaggagaaagggtCTAGGATGACCTAAGGACCCTAGGTTTTCTaactggaaggatggagttgccTCTAACTGATGCAGGGCTGGTTGTGGGAAAGCAGGTGTGGAATAGGATTGGGATCAGTTTTGGGATGTAAGTAGAGCTGCCTTTATTAAGCATCCAGAAGGAGACACTGAGTTGGCAGATGCAGTGGAGTTGGAAATCCAGAGGAGAGGTCAGGGCTGTCTGCATGAATAGATTTAGAGCCATGGGACTAGATGAGGCTGTCTAGGGAATTCACGCTCCGGACAGGAACAGGTGCTGGAAATGAGACTAGCGGCACTCAGCTTTTAGAGGTTggggaaacaaaagagaaaactggaaaaggaCTCCAGGAAGTGGCCAGTGACATAGGAGGAAACCCAGGGATACACACAGAGGTTTCAAGAAAGTGACTATTTTCCAGAAACAAGATTCGCTGGTCAAAAGCATGCATACCCCGTTCCTTTACAGAATACATATATGGGCTATCTGGACTACCGGAAGAAGACCATAAAAGACCTGGGCATAAGCCCCAGCACTTGCTCTTTCAATCCTGGTGTGATTGTTGCCAACATGACAGAATGGAAGCACCAGCGCATCACCAAGCAACTGGAGAAATGGATGCAAAAAAATGTGGAGTATGTGCAGACTCTACCATTTTTTCCATGCTTGGGAACAAAATTATTCCATTAATTTTCTATGCATAGCTTAAAGGTTAGAAATATTTCACAGACATCTGAGGTCAGATTTTCTTACAGAAGCACTATTGAGAAAAAAGAAGGCAGTGGATGAAAAATCTATTCTCAAATGATATCCCAGAGGAAGTGAGATCCTGTGGATTCTCTTTTATACAAACATTTTTCTAATAAATTGTTTAATAACGTGATTTTAAATCTTCTCCCAGAATTCTAGTGAACCTTTTCAACTGAAAATCATTTATCTTAGTCAAGTTTCTCCTTCTTACAcagattttaagaattattttataaagtcAACTTTTTTAagattgaattttttaatttatcattttccaTTATCGAAGTTTTATGAGAAAGTGAAAATAGCTCTAACACAGCCACTACTACTGCGTCATTGTATTTCCTGTCCATCTTTTTTATCTGGATATTTTAATACTACCATAACCTTGAACTTGTGAGTAAGGTTATTCTAAATGTAGGATCAGAATTTGACCTTCTATTTGCCATAAAAAAGCCTGAGAAGTAAAACAGCAAAATTTTAACACTGAATTGAGGTGAAGTATATGGGAGTTCATCCTATACTTCTTACAATTTAGTGTAGAGttgagaattttcaaaatataaagttggagaaaaatgaaagaccATAGTCTTATTATATAGTGAGAGACTtacaccttttaaaattattagctTCTGCTTCCCCTGAGTCTGTGGGACTTTTCTATTTCTTAGGGAGAATCTGTACAGCAgctccctgggaggaggggtggcCACCTCCCCGATGCTGATTGTGTTTCACGGGAAGTACTCCACCATCAACCCCCTGTGGCACATAAGGCACCTGGGTAAGTGTTTTAGAAGAACACCAGGGAGCACCAAGGTGAGGAGAGTGTGCTACTGCAGCAGCTTCCTCAATTAGATCCTCCAGGTGACCTTGGAGGTCACCTTGGACACATTGTTTAACCCTCCTTGCTCAGATTCTGCAAATGCAGCCTATAAAAATGACCTGGGAGGTGTGTTTCTCGGAATTCCTGAAAAGCAGTTAGCCTCATGCTTAGCATATGTATGTCCTTGATAAACATTAACTATTGTTAAGATAGAACTTTCACtatcaaaacttttaaaatgccTTTGTTGCCCTCTTGCAACAGCCTACAGTGGACAAAACCAAGTGAATTAGCATAACAGTTCATGATGACTCTGGATAGCTTgcaaactgtcttttaaaaacgAGTTGTTTACTGATGTGTACTATGTGAGTCCCTCAGGTCTTTTATTCACTCTTCACTACAGGAGTGTGGGCTCTGGGGTGTGGACtggaatctcagctctgctattATCTATGATTTCGGGCAAGTTACTCaagctctctgtgccttagtttcttcacttgtaaacTGAAGCTAGTAGAATAAGTTTTTATAAGGAATAAGTTACCTAATACGTGTAAATTGCTCGGAACAGCCTGGCACAGAAGACATTCACATTTGTTCAAACACATGGCCACAGTCTGTTAGCCAAAACCACTGGAGTGGATTTGTTTAGAAATTTAGAAAggttttgaagtttaaaaatgtaaGGTGTGCACACGCTTATGTTATGCAGTACCCTGGGTGGGTTCCAGATCTTGCTGCTGAGGAAGTTATTACAAATCTTTATGTTTTCAGACATTTGGGGattgattattttataattagagaCAATGGATTGCGGACTTAAATTTACTAGGTGCCCATACACTGCCACGCGCTGGGCTAGGCTCTGGTGATAGAGGTGAACATTACTTCCAGCTCTCAGAACAATCCTGCAGATGGTCTGTCACCTAGACTATTCATTGTAGCACTCTTTTTGCTTGTGAAggcatagaaacagcctaaatatccttAATAAGGAACTTACTAAGTAATCATATATCCATTCTTTGTAGTCATTACAAATGATTCAGTActgtaactcaatttaaaaaaagctataAACTAAATGattaagcacttaaaaaaattgattCAGTAAATTCACATGTGCTGCTGTGGAAAGCTTCCCAAGACAGTAATTTTAAAAggcaaggtgaaaaaaaaaaatccacacacacataactggTGTATAGGTAGAACATTACTGGGAAGAATTTCATGAGAAACTCTTTAACAGTGGTTATTTTGGAGATTTAGGGTAGATGGTAAATTCTTCATTGTATACCCTTTAATTtgtccaatttctttttttataataaacttgtattctatttttaatataaaatttttattttctaacaagcCTCTTATTTTCCTCTAAACACAATGAAGGCTGGAATCCAGATACCAGATATTCAGAGCATTTTCTGCAGGAAGCAAAACTACTCCACTGGAACGGAAGACATAAACCTTGGGATTTCCCCAGTGTTCACAATGACCTATGGGAGAGCTGGTTCGTGCCTGACCCTGCAGGGATATTTAAACTCAATCACCCCAACAGCTGATATAACTTGACATTCTAAATACTTCCTCTATAAATATATGCAATTGTCCATTTGTAGCCTACTATAACACTGTTCTTTCTGAACAGTACCTTTGATACATATgatccacaatttaaaaaaaaaacccactttgtGCAAATAGTACCTTGGATCATATAGATTCTGATTTACTTCCTTAAGTACAAGTGGCAATTATAAAGGATTATGTGAGTGAAATGTATTACTGTAAGGAATTAAACCCATGTAGATTTCAACAATTTGCTTAACTCTGAATGAGTTATATCCACAAATTAAAAAcgtttctaaatatatttttcacatgTAGATATTTTTAAACAGGTTGCCAATTGCCAATCTTGTGTTTTGTAGATTTTTATAGATTCATGTACATTTAAAGCATAAAtgcctgaaaaaaataaaatattcatagatttttaatgattttcatcatttatatttatacattattctGTATGTTAATAGAAAGTAAACTGATCTCAGGTTGACAAGGGGAAGGAACACCAGTAAGTCTTGCTACAGAAAACGCTGCAACTTAAGGATAAccattcttattattttttattgtaaaacccaTCAGACtttcaaatgaatttaaaaactttttcaatattatttaatgaaaaagCCTCATATTGTCACTTATAGGATATATCAACATTTATTATTCATCTGTTGTATTTAATGAAAAACACCATTATTGTATGTTTGGAAAATTCCTCAAACCCATTCTCTAGTGAGTGTCCACTGTAGTTTAAAGGGGATTTTctccactcaaaaaaaaaatctactgtaaGGCTATAGTTGTTAAAAACCAGAGCACTACCTAGTTACATGCTTTACATAATCccatgaaaaaataattaaattgttCCTAATCCCTGATGCAAGGCACTTCAAAGCACCCGCATAAAACATCCATGTAAACAGCAGTACAGTACATGATTTAAATAACATCAGTGACTTTTACAAAGCTTGACCTagactaaaggaaaaataaaatccatcaTAGCCACAGTTAAAAAGTCTGTTAAGATTCACAACAAGAATTTGTTTCTCTTATTATAAAAAGAACAGGCCGTAaaaccttttagaaaaaaaatcccaaaacctaataaatattttcatattgaaAAACAGCAT is a window of Camelus bactrianus isolate YW-2024 breed Bactrian camel chromosome 12, ASM4877302v1, whole genome shotgun sequence DNA encoding:
- the GLT8D2 gene encoding glycosyltransferase 8 domain-containing protein 2, whose protein sequence is MALLRKINQVLLFLLIVTLCGILYKKVHKGTVLRNETGDDSEAAEEMEDEIPVVICAAAGRMGAAMAAINSIYSNTDANILFYVVGLRNTLSRIRKWIEHSKLREINFKIVEFNPMVLKGKIRPDSSRPELLQPLNFVRFYLPLLIHQHEKVIYLDDDIIVQGDIQELYDTTLALGHAAAFSDDCDLPASQDIHRLVGLQNTYMGYLDYRKKTIKDLGISPSTCSFNPGVIVANMTEWKHQRITKQLEKWMQKNVEENLYSSSLGGGVATSPMLIVFHGKYSTINPLWHIRHLGWNPDTRYSEHFLQEAKLLHWNGRHKPWDFPSVHNDLWESWFVPDPAGIFKLNHPNS